A stretch of the Flavobacterium aquiphilum genome encodes the following:
- a CDS encoding YceI family protein has translation MNTTIKKISTGLALFAFILSANAQKNYTLDAKTNFTVSGTSTLHDWSMKSESKSGTANLTVTGAKLTAITSIDITLPAETIKSEKTKMDKIAYETLKTDKNKNIKYVLKSAEKVNETTWNLTGTYTIAGVSKDFKTQVKTSVSNGIVNMQGSNKITFKEFGMKSPTAMLGTIKTGEDLTIKFNINFK, from the coding sequence ATGAACACAACTATTAAGAAAATCTCCACGGGGCTGGCGTTATTTGCATTTATACTATCTGCAAATGCACAAAAAAACTACACATTAGACGCTAAAACAAATTTTACGGTATCTGGGACCTCCACACTCCACGATTGGTCTATGAAATCTGAATCTAAAAGCGGAACAGCAAATTTAACTGTGACTGGCGCAAAGTTGACAGCTATCACCAGTATTGACATTACCCTTCCCGCAGAAACTATAAAAAGCGAGAAGACAAAAATGGATAAAATTGCTTACGAAACTTTAAAAACAGACAAAAACAAAAACATCAAATATGTTTTAAAATCTGCAGAAAAAGTAAACGAAACAACTTGGAACTTAACTGGAACTTATACTATTGCCGGAGTAAGCAAAGATTTTAAAACACAAGTAAAAACCTCTGTTAGCAATGGAATTGTCAACATGCAAGGATCAAATAAAATAACTTTCAAAGAATTTGGCATGAAATCGCCAACCGCTATGCTTGGTACTATAAAAACAGGCGAAGATTTGACGATAAAATTTAATATTAATTTCAAATAA
- a CDS encoding YceI family protein, with the protein MGLALSLLMGSAKPISTVIDPNTVIIDRLDIEILGNSTVGKYNCGNSFSFRDTIFFNSNTKNSLKSEISMNNFECGNRIMNKDLKTTVKATKFPKSTVTITNIKPFGTNYKCSLNFKITDKTLSYQNLVLKNTKETLDGTVAVKFSDIALEPPTKMGGIIKVKDEFVIHFVLFKS; encoded by the coding sequence ATGGGTTTAGCACTTTCCTTATTAATGGGAAGCGCTAAGCCCATTTCAACAGTAATTGATCCCAACACTGTCATTATTGACAGGCTAGATATCGAAATACTTGGAAATTCCACAGTAGGGAAATACAATTGTGGAAACTCATTTTCTTTCAGGGATACCATTTTCTTTAACTCAAATACTAAAAACAGCTTAAAGTCGGAAATTTCAATGAACAATTTTGAGTGCGGAAACAGGATTATGAACAAAGACCTTAAAACTACTGTTAAGGCAACAAAATTCCCTAAAAGTACCGTAACTATTACCAACATAAAACCATTTGGAACCAATTACAAATGCAGTTTGAATTTTAAAATAACAGACAAAACCCTTTCCTATCAAAATCTAGTCCTAAAAAACACCAAAGAAACATTAGACGGAACCGTAGCGGTAAAATTCTCAGACATTGCCCTTGAACCACCTACAAAAATGGGAGGTATCATAAAAGTAAAAGATGAGTTTGTAATTCATTTTGTTCTTTTTAAATCATAA
- a CDS encoding O-methyltransferase: MHFISQELEDYIEQHSEKEPELLAALNKETYQKILLPRMLSGHFQGRVLSMLSKLIRPVNILEIGTYTGYSALCLCEGMQENGQLHTIDIKEELVDFQRKHFDKSPWGNQIVQHLGEAVAIIPTLELKFDLVFIDADKENYLNYFEIILPKMNKGGIILSDNVLWSGKVLEPIHPNDISTKVLVEYNQLLKEDPRVETVLLPIRDGLTVSRVL; encoded by the coding sequence ATGCATTTCATTTCCCAGGAATTAGAAGATTATATCGAGCAACATTCTGAAAAAGAACCAGAATTACTGGCTGCTCTTAACAAGGAAACATACCAAAAAATATTATTGCCAAGAATGCTAAGCGGTCATTTCCAAGGACGCGTTTTGAGTATGTTATCCAAATTGATTCGTCCTGTAAATATTCTTGAAATTGGGACTTACACAGGCTATTCTGCTTTGTGTTTATGCGAAGGAATGCAGGAAAATGGACAATTACACACGATTGATATCAAAGAAGAATTAGTTGATTTCCAACGCAAGCATTTTGACAAATCTCCTTGGGGAAATCAAATTGTGCAACATTTGGGAGAAGCCGTTGCTATTATTCCAACTTTAGAACTGAAATTTGATTTAGTTTTCATTGATGCAGACAAAGAAAACTACCTGAACTATTTTGAAATAATTCTGCCAAAAATGAACAAAGGCGGTATCATTTTATCCGATAATGTTTTGTGGAGTGGTAAAGTTTTGGAACCGATACATCCAAATGACATTAGTACCAAAGTACTGGTTGAATACAATCAATTATTGAAAGAGGATCCAAGAGTAGAAACGGTTTTATTGCCTATAAGAGATGGATTGACAGTAAGTAGAGTACTTTAA
- a CDS encoding phosphatase PAP2 family protein, translated as MLEKLLSLDTQLFIYLNGLGSETYDGLWLIITKQVNWIPFFLLLLYLIYKKIGVKQTGYLLLFVAVLVLATDQITNLFKYMVQRERPCNNPEIKSIIRVVQVRNSFSFFSGHAANTMAVSTFLYLLFKKQFKYFGFLFLWPLIFAYSRIYLGLHYPLDILSGYLCGLITGYLMYKVYQWALRRFKVLKEE; from the coding sequence ATGCTTGAAAAATTACTTTCCCTAGATACCCAATTATTTATTTATCTTAATGGTTTAGGTTCTGAAACCTATGATGGTCTTTGGCTTATCATAACCAAACAAGTTAATTGGATTCCCTTTTTTTTACTGTTACTTTATCTTATTTATAAAAAAATAGGTGTAAAGCAAACGGGTTACTTATTGCTTTTTGTAGCTGTTTTAGTTTTGGCTACTGACCAAATCACTAATCTTTTCAAATATATGGTGCAAAGAGAGCGACCATGTAATAATCCGGAAATCAAATCAATTATAAGAGTTGTACAGGTTCGTAATTCGTTTAGTTTCTTTTCGGGTCACGCTGCTAATACAATGGCTGTATCCACTTTTTTATATCTACTATTCAAGAAACAATTCAAATATTTTGGATTCTTGTTTCTCTGGCCTTTAATTTTTGCCTACAGCCGAATTTATTTAGGGCTGCATTACCCATTAGATATTCTTTCGGGATATTTGTGTGGGTTAATAACTGGCTATTTGATGTATAAAGTCTATCAATGGGCGCTTAGGAGATTTAAGGTTTTAAAAGAAGAGTAA
- a CDS encoding Sec-independent protein translocase subunit TatA/TatB, with amino-acid sequence MFGIGGGELVFIMFIVLMLFGSDKVPEIARTMGKAMAQLKNATNDIKSEIQKGAEANGFDQKTLDDLTGGINSEINKVKSNLLGDTSNSLNSITESFNNEVNKTAESVVSGTKNPDGTSVLDDLAGPIKRQM; translated from the coding sequence ATGTTTGGAATAGGAGGAGGTGAATTGGTTTTTATTATGTTCATCGTGTTGATGCTTTTTGGGTCTGATAAAGTGCCTGAAATTGCTAGAACTATGGGTAAAGCAATGGCGCAACTTAAAAATGCTACCAACGATATCAAAAGTGAAATTCAAAAAGGAGCTGAGGCTAATGGTTTTGATCAAAAAACCTTGGATGATTTGACTGGCGGAATCAATTCTGAAATCAATAAGGTTAAGTCAAATCTTTTAGGGGATACTTCCAATTCATTAAATAGTATTACCGAAAGTTTCAATAACGAAGTTAATAAAACTGCTGAAAGTGTTGTTAGTGGTACAAAAAATCCTGATGGGACGAGCGTTTTAGATGATCTTGCAGGGCCAATAAAACGTCAGATGTAA
- a CDS encoding M1 family metallopeptidase has product MKKLSLLFILPTILLAQEKAVTPTAKQSGKYDTNKFSQMYDLLATPNMFRTAAGAPGPAYYQQQADYKIDVELDDKIAKLSGSEAITYYNNSPDNLEYLWIQLDQNQGAKNSQTPLAESKKIVPVLTPEKFTNEYLKQDLDRGFNIEYVKDAKGNPMSYAINQTMMRINLATPMKPGTSMTFSIKWWYNINNYQKETINGRSGYESFPKDGNRLYVIAQFYPRMAVYNDVEGWQNMQFWGGGEFALPFGNFDVNITVPADHVIDATGELMNRSEVFTPEQVKRYQLAQKSFDKPVVIVTQAEAEAAEKGFSDKKKTWKFSAKNVRDFGIATSRKFIYDAMAVQMGDRVVMAESVYPKEANPLWGESSTKIVAHTLKSYSSHTFDYPYPKAVSVSAEDQGMEYPMICWNYGRPDENGFVSEQVKNGMTGVIIHEVGHNFFPMIVNSDERQWTWMDEGLNSFMEYMAEQELNPNFPSRRGPAKNIVPYMSGDQKFLEPIMSNSENIIQFGNNAYGKPATGLNILRETIMGRELFDYAFKMYANRWKFKHPTPEDFFRTMEDASAVDLDWFFRGWFYSTDFVDIGVNDVKQYYVSETPTLALKDSKINKKRFGTEKGPFVYLIAGDNSELNQDSKKPLQIEDVKLLSDYVAQNVTPEDKLNLKNPKYFYEVEFNKPGGMPMPIIVQITYEDGTVDNYKYPAQIWRQNNEIAKKVYATTKAIKQIQIDPKLETADIDVTNNSWPKGETKSKFD; this is encoded by the coding sequence ATGAAAAAACTATCACTATTATTTATTCTTCCAACAATCTTATTGGCACAGGAAAAAGCAGTAACACCAACTGCGAAACAATCCGGTAAATATGATACCAATAAATTTAGTCAGATGTATGATTTATTGGCAACGCCAAATATGTTTCGTACAGCAGCAGGGGCGCCAGGTCCGGCTTATTACCAGCAACAAGCTGACTATAAAATTGATGTAGAACTGGATGATAAAATTGCTAAATTAAGCGGTTCCGAAGCGATTACTTACTACAACAATTCGCCTGATAATTTAGAATATCTGTGGATACAATTGGATCAAAACCAAGGTGCTAAAAACTCTCAAACACCATTGGCCGAGAGCAAGAAGATAGTTCCTGTTTTAACTCCGGAAAAATTTACAAATGAATATTTAAAACAAGATTTAGATCGTGGTTTTAATATTGAATATGTAAAAGATGCTAAAGGCAATCCGATGTCGTATGCAATCAATCAAACTATGATGCGTATTAATTTGGCCACTCCAATGAAACCGGGAACAAGTATGACTTTCTCGATAAAATGGTGGTACAATATCAATAATTATCAAAAGGAAACCATTAATGGGCGTTCAGGTTATGAATCTTTTCCTAAAGATGGAAACCGATTATATGTTATAGCTCAATTTTATCCAAGAATGGCTGTCTATAATGATGTTGAAGGATGGCAAAACATGCAGTTTTGGGGTGGAGGTGAATTTGCTTTACCGTTTGGGAATTTTGATGTAAATATTACAGTGCCAGCGGATCATGTAATTGACGCGACAGGTGAATTAATGAACAGAAGCGAAGTTTTTACACCTGAACAGGTAAAAAGATACCAATTGGCTCAAAAATCATTCGACAAGCCTGTGGTTATCGTAACACAAGCTGAAGCTGAAGCCGCCGAAAAAGGATTTTCGGATAAAAAGAAAACATGGAAATTCAGTGCCAAAAACGTTAGGGATTTTGGAATAGCTACTTCAAGGAAATTCATTTATGATGCGATGGCAGTACAAATGGGAGATAGAGTAGTTATGGCTGAATCTGTTTATCCAAAAGAAGCCAATCCGCTTTGGGGAGAATCTTCGACAAAGATAGTTGCACATACGTTAAAAAGTTATTCTTCACATACTTTTGATTATCCTTATCCGAAAGCTGTTTCTGTTTCGGCTGAAGATCAAGGTATGGAATATCCTATGATTTGCTGGAATTACGGACGCCCAGATGAGAATGGATTTGTGAGCGAGCAAGTTAAAAACGGAATGACAGGGGTGATAATTCACGAAGTTGGGCATAACTTTTTCCCTATGATTGTAAATTCTGATGAGCGTCAATGGACATGGATGGACGAAGGTTTGAATTCATTTATGGAATATATGGCCGAACAGGAGTTAAACCCAAATTTTCCTTCCAGACGTGGACCTGCTAAGAATATTGTTCCTTATATGAGCGGGGATCAAAAATTTTTGGAACCGATAATGTCTAATTCCGAAAATATTATTCAGTTTGGTAATAACGCTTATGGTAAACCTGCAACTGGACTTAATATACTGAGAGAAACTATTATGGGACGTGAATTGTTTGATTATGCATTTAAAATGTATGCAAATAGATGGAAGTTCAAGCATCCAACTCCGGAAGATTTTTTTAGAACAATGGAAGATGCTTCTGCAGTAGATTTGGACTGGTTTTTTAGAGGGTGGTTTTATTCTACTGACTTCGTGGATATTGGTGTTAATGATGTAAAGCAATATTACGTTTCAGAAACTCCAACTTTAGCATTGAAAGACTCTAAAATCAATAAAAAACGTTTTGGAACTGAAAAAGGGCCGTTTGTATATTTAATCGCTGGAGATAATTCAGAATTAAATCAGGATTCAAAGAAACCGTTGCAAATAGAGGATGTAAAATTATTATCAGATTATGTTGCCCAAAATGTGACTCCAGAAGACAAACTGAATTTGAAAAACCCTAAATACTTTTACGAAGTAGAATTCAATAAACCTGGTGGGATGCCAATGCCAATTATCGTCCAAATTACCTATGAAGACGGTACAGTTGATAATTATAAATATCCGGCGCAAATTTGGAGACAAAATAATGAAATAGCCAAGAAAGTATATGCTACCACAAAGGCTATTAAGCAGATTCAAATTGATCCAAAACTAGAAACTGCTGATATTGATGTGACCAATAATTCATGGCCAAAAGGAGAAACAAAATCTAAATTCGATTAG
- a CDS encoding DUF6702 family protein, whose translation MKKGLVVTLLLFFAFSISSFGVHKFYMGIFQINYASEKKMLQVTSRIFVDDLNKTLEKKYSKKFFLGTDKETPESVELFKKYLLEKFVLKVNGQSKTMNFLSKEMDGDVLICYLNLKDVSKICSLEIYNSVLIDGFPEQQNIVHVTAFGTKKSFLFTETSTKQVLKY comes from the coding sequence ATGAAAAAAGGATTAGTAGTTACCCTTTTATTGTTTTTTGCGTTTTCAATAAGCAGTTTTGGCGTGCATAAATTTTATATGGGTATTTTCCAAATTAACTATGCTTCCGAAAAAAAAATGCTTCAGGTTACTTCCCGCATATTTGTTGATGATCTCAATAAAACTTTGGAAAAAAAATACAGCAAAAAGTTTTTTTTAGGAACTGATAAAGAAACTCCCGAATCAGTAGAGTTGTTTAAAAAATACCTTTTAGAAAAGTTTGTCTTAAAAGTAAACGGGCAATCCAAAACGATGAATTTCCTCAGTAAAGAAATGGATGGAGACGTATTGATTTGTTATTTAAACTTAAAAGATGTTTCAAAAATATGTTCACTCGAAATTTATAATTCGGTCTTGATCGATGGTTTTCCCGAACAGCAAAATATAGTTCATGTAACGGCATTTGGTACTAAGAAAAGTTTTCTTTTTACAGAGACTTCTACGAAACAAGTGTTAAAATATTGA
- a CDS encoding carboxypeptidase-like regulatory domain-containing protein, producing MTQLIVAQASMEKWLKGQVSSDGIPVEGINITNASTKVMVVSDSNGAFTILAKEGDILNFSSVNYEDLRKYIKIQEFKLGIIAVDLTPKSIELKEVIINEHPEISAENLGIIPRNQVKLTPAERRLQTAGDFKPIQLLGILGGALPIDPILNAINGRTKMLKKELSIEKKEFLIAKLDGLFEDRYYMETLKIPEDYIKGFQYYCVEDQDFARSLNEKNKTMSMFLIVGLASTFNKYRESNSEKR from the coding sequence TTGACACAGCTAATCGTTGCACAAGCGAGTATGGAAAAATGGTTAAAAGGGCAGGTGAGTTCGGATGGGATTCCAGTAGAAGGAATTAATATTACAAATGCTTCTACCAAAGTAATGGTTGTGTCCGATTCTAATGGTGCTTTTACAATTCTAGCAAAAGAAGGTGATATATTGAATTTCTCATCAGTGAATTATGAGGATTTACGGAAATACATTAAGATTCAGGAATTCAAGTTGGGAATTATAGCAGTCGATTTGACACCCAAAAGTATCGAATTGAAGGAAGTGATTATTAATGAACATCCGGAAATAAGTGCCGAAAATCTTGGAATAATTCCTCGTAATCAAGTTAAGTTAACTCCGGCAGAGCGAAGATTGCAAACAGCAGGCGATTTTAAACCGATTCAGTTATTGGGGATTTTGGGTGGGGCATTGCCTATTGATCCTATTTTAAACGCCATAAACGGACGGACCAAAATGCTCAAAAAAGAGTTAAGTATTGAGAAAAAAGAGTTTTTGATAGCTAAACTTGATGGTTTGTTTGAAGATAGATATTACATGGAAACCCTGAAAATACCAGAAGATTACATCAAGGGGTTTCAATATTATTGTGTCGAAGACCAAGATTTTGCTAGGTCTTTGAATGAAAAAAATAAAACAATGAGTATGTTTTTAATTGTGGGTTTAGCCTCCACTTTTAATAAATACAGAGAAAGTAATTCAGAGAAACGTTAG
- the pepE gene encoding dipeptidase PepE: MKNCIIASTSTLHEGEYLEYLLPELQLHFKDCKTILFIPFARPSGISHDEYTSKVATAFEKINIAVKGLHEFENPKEAVQKAEGIFTGGGNTFLLVTQLYKNDLMTILADTVKNGTPYLGTSAGSNICGMTMQTTNDMPIIYPPSFQTLGLIPFNLNPHYLDPDLQSKHMGETRETRIKEFHAFNTLPVLGLREGSWLDVKGNKITLKGNLQARLFRQNQSPEELESGADLSFLN; this comes from the coding sequence ATGAAAAACTGTATCATAGCCAGTACTTCGACCTTACACGAAGGAGAATACTTGGAATACTTACTGCCTGAATTACAATTACATTTCAAAGATTGCAAAACTATTCTGTTTATTCCATTTGCCAGACCAAGCGGAATATCACATGATGAGTACACTTCCAAAGTTGCTACGGCTTTCGAAAAAATAAACATAGCTGTAAAAGGCTTGCACGAATTTGAAAATCCAAAAGAAGCTGTTCAAAAAGCCGAAGGTATTTTCACAGGCGGTGGAAACACTTTTCTATTGGTTACTCAATTGTATAAAAACGACCTGATGACAATTCTTGCCGATACTGTAAAAAACGGAACCCCTTACCTTGGAACCAGTGCAGGAAGCAACATTTGCGGAATGACCATGCAAACGACCAACGATATGCCAATAATCTATCCACCAAGTTTTCAAACTTTGGGATTGATACCGTTTAATTTGAATCCGCATTATTTGGATCCAGACTTACAATCCAAACACATGGGAGAAACCAGAGAAACGAGAATCAAAGAGTTTCATGCTTTTAACACATTGCCGGTTTTGGGATTACGCGAAGGAAGTTGGTTAGATGTAAAAGGAAACAAAATTACTTTAAAAGGAAACTTACAAGCGCGTCTTTTTAGACAAAATCAATCACCTGAAGAACTGGAGAGCGGAGCAGATTTGAGTTTTTTGAACTAG
- a CDS encoding acetyl-CoA hydrolase/transferase family protein, whose product MGKYVTAEEAVKRIKSGNRVYLQAAAATPTILANALTERAPELRNVEICHLHTEGEARYANPELAESFHVNSFFIGGNVRHTLKAGNGSYTPVFLSELPRLFRRNVLPIDVAFIHVSPPDSHGYCSLGVSVEASVAAIENAKIVIAQVNPQMPRTFGDGILHVSEINYLVDVDMPIYSHEVEPFTVEEDKIGHYIASLIENKSTLQMGIGSIPNAALSKLGDHKDLGLHTEMFSDGVIDLIESNVINCNYKGSLRGRVLSTFVLGSKRLYDFVNDNPFIELRESSTVNDTARIRKNPKMIAINSAIEVDLTGQVCADSIGPRMYSGVGGQMDFIRGASLSDGGKAIIALPSTTKNGVSRIVPFLKQGAGVVTTRGHIHYVITENGIADLYGKTLKQRAAEMVRIAHPNHQESIEREYFYLLDKM is encoded by the coding sequence ATGGGAAAATATGTCACTGCCGAAGAGGCTGTCAAAAGAATAAAATCAGGTAATCGAGTTTATCTCCAAGCCGCCGCAGCAACACCAACAATTCTGGCCAATGCACTGACCGAAAGAGCTCCGGAACTAAGAAATGTGGAAATATGTCATTTGCACACGGAAGGCGAAGCCCGATATGCAAATCCTGAGCTTGCCGAAAGTTTCCATGTCAATTCATTTTTTATTGGCGGAAATGTTCGACATACTTTAAAAGCTGGGAACGGTTCCTACACTCCTGTGTTTTTAAGCGAATTACCGCGCTTGTTCCGAAGAAATGTTTTACCTATTGATGTCGCTTTTATTCATGTATCTCCACCGGACAGTCATGGATATTGTTCTTTGGGAGTTTCGGTGGAAGCTTCGGTTGCAGCGATTGAAAATGCAAAAATTGTAATTGCACAAGTAAATCCTCAAATGCCCCGAACTTTTGGTGACGGAATTCTGCATGTTTCAGAAATAAATTATTTGGTAGATGTAGATATGCCTATTTATTCTCACGAAGTAGAACCTTTTACAGTCGAGGAAGATAAAATAGGGCATTATATCGCCTCTTTGATTGAGAACAAAAGTACACTTCAAATGGGCATTGGTTCAATTCCGAATGCCGCTTTGAGCAAATTAGGAGATCACAAAGACTTAGGATTGCATACCGAAATGTTTTCGGATGGCGTTATTGACCTGATTGAAAGCAATGTAATAAATTGTAATTATAAAGGTTCATTAAGAGGAAGAGTGCTATCCACTTTTGTACTAGGTTCTAAGCGTTTGTATGATTTTGTAAACGACAATCCGTTTATTGAATTACGGGAATCTTCAACGGTGAATGATACCGCCAGAATCCGAAAAAATCCAAAAATGATAGCTATTAATTCGGCAATAGAAGTTGATTTAACCGGACAAGTTTGTGCCGATTCTATAGGCCCAAGAATGTATTCGGGAGTTGGAGGTCAAATGGATTTTATTCGTGGCGCCTCTTTAAGCGATGGAGGAAAAGCTATTATTGCTTTGCCATCAACCACAAAAAACGGGGTAAGCAGGATTGTTCCATTTTTGAAACAAGGTGCTGGAGTGGTAACCACCAGAGGTCATATCCATTATGTCATCACCGAAAACGGAATTGCCGATTTATACGGTAAAACCTTAAAACAACGTGCCGCCGAAATGGTCAGAATTGCCCATCCCAATCATCAGGAAAGTATCGAGCGGGAGTATTTTTATTTATTGGATAAAATGTAA
- the gpmI gene encoding 2,3-bisphosphoglycerate-independent phosphoglycerate mutase, whose amino-acid sequence MNKKVILMILDGWGKSPDPKVSAIDNANVPFINSLYTKYPNAQLRTDGLNVGLPEGQMGNSEVGHMNLGAGRIVYQDLAKINLAVEHKTLAKEPVLIEAFEYAKQNNKKVHFLGLLSDGGVHSHTSHLRGLIDATQEYGLQNVFVHAFTDGRDVDPKSGKKYVQDLENYIYPTTVKLASITGRYYAMDRDKRWERVKLAYDAVVNGEGIYSTDAEASIKESYKKDVTDEFIQPIIMVDGNNQPVATIKEDDVVIFFNFRTDRGRELTEALSQKDFHEQNMHKLQLYYVTLTNYDETYENVKVVYNKDNITETLGEVLEKANKKQIRIAETEKYPHVTFFFSGGRETPFEGETRILRNSPKVATYDLQPEMSAYELKDALVPELNKGEVDFVCLNFANGDMVGHTGVMEAAIKACEAVDACVKEVVEAALANDYTTIVIADHGNCETMINPDGTPNTAHTTNPVPIILVDKELKNINNGVLGDIAPTILALMGIEQPAAMTSHSLL is encoded by the coding sequence ATGAACAAAAAAGTAATTTTAATGATTTTAGACGGTTGGGGAAAATCTCCTGACCCGAAAGTTTCTGCAATTGATAATGCAAATGTTCCGTTTATAAATAGTCTTTATACAAAGTATCCGAATGCACAACTTCGTACAGACGGATTAAATGTTGGTCTTCCGGAAGGACAAATGGGAAATAGCGAAGTAGGGCACATGAACCTTGGAGCGGGAAGAATTGTTTATCAAGATTTGGCCAAAATCAATCTTGCCGTTGAACACAAAACATTGGCAAAAGAGCCAGTATTAATTGAAGCTTTTGAATATGCCAAACAAAACAATAAAAAAGTACACTTTTTAGGTTTACTTTCAGATGGAGGTGTTCACTCACACACTTCTCACTTAAGAGGATTAATCGATGCCACTCAAGAGTACGGATTACAAAATGTATTTGTACATGCTTTTACGGATGGTCGTGACGTAGATCCTAAATCAGGGAAAAAATACGTTCAGGATTTAGAAAACTATATTTACCCTACTACTGTGAAATTAGCATCGATAACAGGTCGTTACTATGCAATGGACAGAGATAAACGTTGGGAAAGAGTAAAATTGGCCTATGATGCAGTGGTTAATGGAGAAGGAATCTATTCAACAGATGCCGAGGCAAGTATTAAAGAAAGCTACAAAAAAGATGTAACCGATGAGTTTATCCAACCAATTATTATGGTTGATGGAAATAACCAGCCTGTTGCAACAATTAAAGAGGATGACGTTGTTATTTTCTTCAACTTTAGAACGGACAGAGGTCGTGAGTTGACTGAAGCACTTTCGCAAAAAGACTTCCACGAGCAAAACATGCACAAATTACAGTTGTACTATGTGACGCTTACAAACTATGATGAAACTTACGAAAATGTAAAAGTGGTTTATAATAAAGATAATATCACTGAAACATTGGGTGAAGTTTTGGAAAAAGCCAATAAAAAACAAATTCGTATTGCCGAAACAGAAAAATATCCACACGTAACATTTTTCTTCTCAGGAGGTCGTGAAACTCCATTTGAGGGTGAAACCAGAATTTTGAGAAACTCTCCAAAAGTAGCTACTTACGATTTGCAACCAGAAATGAGTGCTTATGAATTGAAAGATGCTTTGGTACCTGAATTGAACAAAGGAGAAGTTGATTTCGTGTGTTTAAACTTTGCTAATGGTGACATGGTTGGGCATACAGGAGTTATGGAGGCTGCAATTAAAGCTTGCGAGGCTGTTGATGCCTGCGTGAAAGAAGTTGTTGAAGCGGCTCTTGCCAATGACTACACAACTATTGTAATTGCTGACCACGGTAATTGTGAGACGATGATTAACCCTGACGGTACTCCAAATACGGCTCACACTACGAATCCAGTGCCAATTATTTTGGTGGATAAAGAATTGAAAAACATCAACAATGGTGTTTTAGGAGATATTGCGCCAACAATTCTTGCTTTGATGGGAATCGAGCAACCAGCTGCAATGACTAGTCATTCTTTGCTATAA